The following proteins are encoded in a genomic region of Gossypium hirsutum isolate 1008001.06 chromosome D05, Gossypium_hirsutum_v2.1, whole genome shotgun sequence:
- the LOC121217620 gene encoding copper-transporting ATPase HMA4 produces the protein MNINVGDNKMELNGRDDLKRPLLEPSDSVCVTIPEPVDKLEKKRTVMFKIGNIKCASCVTSIESVLGEINGVESVSVSPIHGHVAIEYVPKLVNPKLIKETIEDAGFPVKEFSEQQIAVCRLRIKGMACTSCSESLERALKFLDGVKKAVVGLALEEAKVHFDPNITDSDRIIEAIEDAGFGADLISSGNEANKVHLKLEGVSSVEDMNTIKSYLESAIGVNHVEMDLEEKRATVNYDPDFTGPRSIIEAVQEVAHGSYKASLYIPPRQRETEQHHEINNNRNQFLLSCLFSVPLFIFSMVLPMLPPFGDWLEYKIYNMFTVGLLLRWVLCTPVQFIVGRRFYKGSYHALRLKSANMDVLVAMGTNAAYFYSVYVAIKSLSSDTFKGQDFFETSAMLISFILLGKYLEVLAKGKTSDALAKLTDLAPDSACLLILDDDGNVVSEVAISTQLIQRNDIIKIIPGEKVPVDGIVIDGQSYVNESMITGEAQPIAKKPGDKVIGGTMNENGCLLVKATHVGSETALSQIVQLVEAAQLASAPIQKIADRISRFFVPAIVLTAFITWLGWLIPGVIGIYPKHWIPKGMDKFELALQFGISVLVVACPCALGLATPTAVMVATGKGASLGVLIKGGNALEKAHKVKAIVFDKTGTLTVGKPEVVNVMLFSSVSMEDFCDVAIAAEANSQHPIAKAFLEHARKLRQKIESNRQSNNQHVTEAKDFEVHPGTGVSGKVGDKMVLVGNKRLMQTYNVTVGPEIEGYISEHEQQARTCVLVSIDGKIAGAFAVTDPVKPEAKNVILYLHSMGISSIMVTGDNWATATAIAKEVGIEKVIAEMDPIGKADRIKDLQMRGLTVAMVGDGINDSPALVAADVGMAIGAGTDVAIEAADIVLIKSNLEDVVTAIDLSRKTISRIWLNYVWALGYNILGVPVAAGILYPFTGVRLPPWLAGACMAASSLSVVCSSLLLQSYRKSWVFQDTKRGHSHCSKST, from the exons ATGAATATTAATGTTGGAGACAATAAAATGGAACTGAATGGGAGGGATGATCTTAAGAGGCCTTTGCTGGAGCCCTCAGATAGTGTTTGCGTAACTATACCTGAACCTGTTGATAAGCTGGAAAAGAAGAGAACAGTGATGTTCAAAATAGGGAATATCAAGTGTGCATCTTGTGTGACTTCCATAGAATCTGTGCTTGGAGAGATCAACGGTGTTGAGAGTGTATCAGTGTCACCGATTCATGGCCACGTGGCAATTGAGTATGTTCCAAAGCTCGTCAAT cCAAAATTAATTAAAGAGACAATAGAGGATGCTGGTTTCCCTGTTAAGGAGTTTTCAGAGCAACAGATAGCAGTCTGCCGGCTCAGGATTAAGGGAATGGCATGTACAAGTTGTTCCGAATCCCTTGAACGTGCTCTAAAGTTCCTTGATGGAGTTAAAAAGGCAGTTGTTGGTCTAGCTCTTGAAGAAGCTAAGGTTCACTTTGATCCCAATATTACTGATTCTGATCGCATCATTGAAGCAATAGAAGATGCTGGCTTTGGAGCTGATCTCATTAGTTCTGGAAATGAAGCAAACAAAGTACATTTGAAACTTGAAGGAGTGTCATCAGTGGAGGATATGAATACTATTAAGTCCTACCTTGAGTCAGCCATAGGTGTAAATCACGTCGAGATGGACTTGGAGGAAAAAAGGGCCACTGTCAACTATGACCCAGACTTTACTGGTCCAAGATCCATTATTGAAGCTGTACAAGAAGTTGCTCATGGATCATACAAGGCAAGCTTGTATATACCTCCTAGACAAAGAGAAACTGAGCAGCACCATGAAATTAATAACAATAGGAATCAGTTCCTTTTAAGCTGCCTGTTCTCAGTTCCTCTGTTCATATTCTCCATGGTGCTTCCAATGCTTCCTCCTTTTGGTGATTGGTTAGAGTACAAGATCTACAACATGTTTACTGTCGGATTGCTTCTGAGATGGGTTCTTTGCACACCAGTACAGTTCATTGTTGGCCGAAG GTTTTATAAAGGATCATACCACGCATTGAGACTGAAATCTGCTAATATGGATGTTTTAGTAGCCATGGGCACCAATGCTGCATACTTTTACTCTGTTTATGTAGCAATTAAGTCTCTGAGCTCTGACACATTTAAAGGACAAGATTTTTTTGAGACAAGTGCAATGCTGATATCCTTTATTCTCTTAGGAAAATATTTAGAGGTGTTGGCTAAAGGGAAAACATCAGATGCTTTAGCCAAGCTGACAGACCTTGCTCCTGATAGTGCATGTTTGCTGATATTAGATGATGATGGAAATGTTGTCTCAGAGGTGGCAATCAGCACCCAACTAATACAAAGGAACGACATAATCAAGATCATTCCTGGCGAGAAAGTTCCTGTTGATGGCATTGTCATTGATGGTCAAAGCTATGTGAATGAGAGTATGATCACAGGGGAGGCACAACCTATTGCTAAAAAGCCTGGTGACAAG GTTATTGGTGGAACTATGAATGAGAATGGATGTTTACTGGTCAAGGCTACTCATGTTGGGTCAGAGACTGCGCTTTCCCAAATTGTTCAGCTTGTTGAAGCTGCTCAGCTCGCCAGTGCACCTATTCAGAAAATTGCTGACCGGATTTCTCGGTTTTTTGTTCCTGCA ATTGTTCTCACTGCATTTATCACTTGGTTGGGATGGCTGATCCCTGGGGTTATTGGTATTTACCCTAAACATTGGATCCCGAAAGGCATGGATAAATTTGAACTTGCACTCCAGTTTGGTATTTCAGTGTTGGTGGTTGCTTGCCCATGTGCTCTAGGACTAGCAACCCCTACAGCTGTCATGGTTGCCACAGGGAAGGGTGCTTCACTTGGTGTGCTGATTAAGGGTGGAAATGCCCTTGAGAAGGCACACAAG GTGAAAGCAATTGTGTTTGATAAGACGGGGACATTGACAGTTGGGAAACCTGAGGTTGTAAATGTTATGCTCTTTTCAAGCGTGTCAATGGAAGACTTCTGCGATGTTGCTATTGCTGCTGAG GCAAATAGTCAACATCCAATAGCCAAAGCTTTCCTGGAGCATGCTAGAAAATTGCGTCAGAAGATAGAATCTAACAGGCAATCCAATAATCAACATGTCACAGAGGCAAAGGACTTTGAGGTGCACCCTGGCACTGGGGTGAGCGGAAAAGTTGGTGACAAAATGGTCTTAGTTGGGAACAAGAGGCTTATGCAGACTTATAATGTCACAGTTGGTCCTGAGATTGAGGGCTACATTTCAGAACATGAGCAACAGGCTCGAACATGTGTCTTAGTTTCCATTGATGGAAAAATTGCTGGAGCTTTTGCAGTAACTGATCCAGTGAAGCCGGAAGCTAAGAATGTCATATTGTATCTTCATTCAATGGGGATCTCAAGCATCATGGTAACTGGTGATAACTGGGCTACTGCAACTGCCATAGCCAAAGAGGTTGGAATAGAGAAGGTAATTGCCGAGATGGATCCAATAGGAAAAGCTGATAGGATCAAAGATTTGCAG ATGAGAGGTTTGACGGTTGCTATGGTGGGAGATGGAATAAATGACTCACCTGCTTTGGTGGCGGCGGATGTAGGCATGGCAATTGGTGCTGGTACTGATGTAGCCATAGAAGCAGCTGACATAGTTCTTATCAAAAGCAACTTGGAAGATGTAGTTACCGCAATAGATCTGTCGAGAAAGACCATTTCCCGCATTTGGCTTAACTATGTGTGGGCCCTTGGTTACAACATTCTGGGCGTGCCAGTTGCTGCTGGAATCTTATATCCCTTCACAGGAGTTAGGTTACCACCTTGGCTAGCTGGTGCATGCATGGCCGCCTCCTCTCTTAGTGTTGTTTGTTCTTCTCTGTTGTTGCAGTCTTATAGGAAGTCTTGGGTATTTCAAGATACAAAAAGAGGACATAGCCATTGCTCCAAATCCACATGA
- the LOC107959311 gene encoding ADP,ATP carrier protein 1, mitochondrial, producing the protein MMADRHQHPSVMLKIAGQLHLGSSLSQDVRYRYGGFQRPAVHQKRFASASCNATLQHPMTQLACHPVSYNLSLFGSSSSPVCAQAPSEKGISGFVIDFLMGGVSAAVSKTAAAPIERVKLLIQNQDEMIRAGRLSEPYTGIGNCFKRTIADEGMMSLWRGNTANVIRYFPTQALNFAFKDYFKKLFNFKKDRDGYWKWFAGNLASGGAAGASSLLFVYSLDYARTRLANDAKAAKTGGERQFNGLVDVYTKTLKSDGIAGLYRGFNISCVGIIVYRGLYFGMYDSLKPVILVGKLQDSFFASFALGWVITNGAGLASYPIDTVRRRMMMTSGEAVKYKSSMDAFSQILKKEGFKSLFKGAGANILRAVAGAGVLAGYDKLQMIVFGKKYGSGGA; encoded by the exons ATGATGGCTGATAGGCACCAACATCCTTCTGTCATGCTAAAGATTGCTGGACAACTCCATCTTGGTTCCAGCCTTTCTCAAGATGTTCGATATCGGTATGGAGGATTCCAAAGGCCTGCTGTACATCAGAAGCGTTTTGCATCTGCAAGTTGCAATGCAACACTACAGCATCCCATGACTCAGCTGGCATGCCACCCAGTAAGTTATAATCTCTCATTGTTTGGATCGAGTTCATCACCTGTATGTGCCCAGGCTCCATCAGAGAAAGGTATTTCCGGTTTTGTTATCGATTTCCTCATGGGTGGAGTTTCTGCTGCTGTGTCCAAAACTGCTGCTGCTCCTATTGAACGTGTCAAGCTCTTAATCCAAAACCAGGATGAGATGATTAGAGCCGGTCGCCTCTCCGAACCTTACACTGGTATTGGTAATTGCTTTAAAAGAACAATAGCAGATGAAGGCATGATGTCTTTGTGGAGAGGAAATACAGCTAATGTGATCCGTTATTTCCCGACTCAG GCCTTGAACTTTGCCTTCAAGGATTACTTTAAAAAACTGTTCAACTTTAAGAAGGACCGTGATGGCTACTGGAAGTGGTTTGCTGGGAACTTAGCATCTGGTGGTGCAGCTGGTGCCTCTTCCCTTCTCTTTGTCTATTCCCTGGATTATGCTCGGACTCGTCTGGCTAACGATGCCAAAGCCGCAAAGACAGGAGGGGAGAGGCAATTCAATGGCTTGGTTGATGTATACACCAAGACTCTCAAATCAGATGGTATTGCTGGCCTCTACAGAGGTTTCAACATTTCATGTGTTGGTATCATTGTGTACCGAGGCCTGTACTTCGGAATGTATGATTCTCTAAAGCCGGTTATCCTTGTTGGAAAGTTGCAG GATAGCTTCTTTGCTAGCTTTGCTCTTGGTTGGGTTATTACAAATGGAGCAGGTCTTGCCTCCTATCCCATCGACACTGTCCGCAGAAGAATGATGATGACATCGGGTGAAGCCGTGAAGTACAAGAGCTCGATGGATGCGTTCTCTCAAATTCTTAAGAAGGAGGGCTTTAAGTCACTGTTTAAGGGAGCTGGTGCCAACATCCTGCGTGCGGTTGCTGGTGCGGGTGTGCTTGCAGGCTATGATAAGCTCCAAATGATTGTTTTCGGAAAGAAGTATGGTTCTGGTGGGGCATAA